The Sylvia atricapilla isolate bSylAtr1 chromosome 13, bSylAtr1.pri, whole genome shotgun sequence genome includes a region encoding these proteins:
- the BBS4 gene encoding Bardet-Biedl syndrome 4 protein isoform X2 yields the protein MSAETTRSVRLSSKSSSRSPKGSVNMLSMFKTCSILNPRSADNLKQVARSLFLLGKHKAAIEVYNEAAKLDEKDWEISHNLGVCYMYLKHFNKAQDQLNNALELNRHDLTYMMLGKIHLLEGDVDKAIEVYKKAVEFSPENTDLLTALGLLYLQTGDYQKAFEHLGNVLTYDPGNYKATLAAGSMMQAHGDFDVALSKYKVVASSVPESPPLWNNIGMCFFGKKKYVAAVSCLKRANYLAPFDWKILYNLGLVHLTMQQYASAFHFLSAAINFQPKMAELYMLLAVALTNLEDIENARCSYEQAVALDKCNPLINLNYAVLLYNQGDKEGALRQYQEMERKVTIARESSAPDFDPEMVEMAQKMGAALQVGESLVWTKPSKESKSKQKAAVSGKSSSQQPLGSNQALGQAMSSAAGYGKTMQLPPGAATPALPKKPPSLPLEPEQEQDSETSPEENSAPTGDKEQRKEKHQSQEAAE from the exons ATGTCCGCAGAGACTACGAGGAGTGTAAG GCTGTCAtcaaagagcagctccaggagtcCCAAGGGCTCTGTGAATATGCTGTCTATGTTCAAG ACATGTTCCATTCTGAACCCTCGAAGCGCTGACAACCTCAAGCAGGTGGCCCGATCCCT GTTTCTCCTGGGGAAGCATAAGGCAGCCATCGAAGTGTACAATGAAGCAGCAAAACTCGATGAGAAGGACTGG GAGATCAGCCACAACTTGGGTGTGTGCTACATGTACCTGAAACACTTCAACAAG GCACAAGACCAGCTCAACAATGCCCTGGAGCTCAACAGACACGATCTGACCTACATGATGCTGGGCAAAATTCATCTCTTGGAGGGGGACGTGGATAAAGCCATTGAAGTATATAAGAAAGCTGTAGA GTTTTCTCCAGAAAACACAGAcctcctcacagccctgggccTACTGTACCTGCAG ACTGGGGATTACCAGAAGGCTTTTGAGCACCTTGGAAACGTGCTGACCTATGACCCAGGCAACTACAAG GCCactctggctgctggcagcatgATGCAGGCCCACGGGGATTTCGATGTCGCCCTGTCCAAGTACAAGGTGGTGGCCAGCAGTGTTCCTGAGAGCCCTCCTCTCTGGAACAACATTGGCATGTGCTTCTTTGGGAAGAAGAAATATGTGGCA GCTGTCAGCTGCCTGAAGAGGGCAAACTACCTGGCTCCCTTTGACTGGAAGATTCTGTACAACCTGGGCTTAGTGCACCTCACCATGCAGCAATATGCCTCAGCCTTCCACTTCCTCAGTGCTGCCATCAACTTCCAGCCCAAGATGGCAGAGCTCTACATGCTCCTGGCAG TTGCTCTGACCAACCTTGAAGACATCGAGAATGCCAGATGTTCCTATGAACAAGCTGTGGCCTTGGACAA GTGCAACCCCCTCATCAACCTGAACTACGCTGTCCTGCTCTACAACCAGGGCGACAAGGAGGGGGCCCTAAGGCAGTATcaggagatggagaggaaggTCACCATCGCCAGGGAGAGCAGCGCACCCGACTTCGACCCTGAG ATGGTGGAGATGGCCCAGAAGAtgggagctgccctgcaggTCGGGGAGAGCCTGGTGTGGACCAAGCCTTCTAAAGAGTCCAAATCCAAGCAGAAAGCTGCTGTGTCGGGGAAATCCAGCTCTCAACAGCCTTTGGGCTCCAACCAGGCCCTGGGTCAAGCCATGTCCTCTGCTGCAGGATATGGGAAAACCATGCAGCTCCCCCCAG GTGCTGCAACACCAGCTCTACCAAAAaagcctccctccctgcctctggaaCCAGAACAGGAGCAGGACTCGGAAACGAGCCCTGAGGAGAACTCAGCACCCACAGGGGacaaggagcagaggaaggagaagcacCAGagccaggaggcagcagagtag
- the BBS4 gene encoding Bardet-Biedl syndrome 4 protein isoform X3: protein MYLKHFNKAQDQLNNALELNRHDLTYMMLGKIHLLEGDVDKAIEVYKKAVEFSPENTDLLTALGLLYLQTGDYQKAFEHLGNVLTYDPGNYKATLAAGSMMQAHGDFDVALSKYKVVASSVPESPPLWNNIGMCFFGKKKYVAAVSCLKRANYLAPFDWKILYNLGLVHLTMQQYASAFHFLSAAINFQPKMAELYMLLAVALTNLEDIENARCSYEQAVALDKCNPLINLNYAVLLYNQGDKEGALRQYQEMERKVTIARESSAPDFDPEMVEMAQKMGAALQVGESLVWTKPSKESKSKQKAAVSGKSSSQQPLGSNQALGQAMSSAAGYGKTMQLPPGAATPALPKKPPSLPLEPEQEQDSETSPEENSAPTGDKEQRKEKHQSQEAAE from the exons ATGTACCTGAAACACTTCAACAAG GCACAAGACCAGCTCAACAATGCCCTGGAGCTCAACAGACACGATCTGACCTACATGATGCTGGGCAAAATTCATCTCTTGGAGGGGGACGTGGATAAAGCCATTGAAGTATATAAGAAAGCTGTAGA GTTTTCTCCAGAAAACACAGAcctcctcacagccctgggccTACTGTACCTGCAG ACTGGGGATTACCAGAAGGCTTTTGAGCACCTTGGAAACGTGCTGACCTATGACCCAGGCAACTACAAG GCCactctggctgctggcagcatgATGCAGGCCCACGGGGATTTCGATGTCGCCCTGTCCAAGTACAAGGTGGTGGCCAGCAGTGTTCCTGAGAGCCCTCCTCTCTGGAACAACATTGGCATGTGCTTCTTTGGGAAGAAGAAATATGTGGCA GCTGTCAGCTGCCTGAAGAGGGCAAACTACCTGGCTCCCTTTGACTGGAAGATTCTGTACAACCTGGGCTTAGTGCACCTCACCATGCAGCAATATGCCTCAGCCTTCCACTTCCTCAGTGCTGCCATCAACTTCCAGCCCAAGATGGCAGAGCTCTACATGCTCCTGGCAG TTGCTCTGACCAACCTTGAAGACATCGAGAATGCCAGATGTTCCTATGAACAAGCTGTGGCCTTGGACAA GTGCAACCCCCTCATCAACCTGAACTACGCTGTCCTGCTCTACAACCAGGGCGACAAGGAGGGGGCCCTAAGGCAGTATcaggagatggagaggaaggTCACCATCGCCAGGGAGAGCAGCGCACCCGACTTCGACCCTGAG ATGGTGGAGATGGCCCAGAAGAtgggagctgccctgcaggTCGGGGAGAGCCTGGTGTGGACCAAGCCTTCTAAAGAGTCCAAATCCAAGCAGAAAGCTGCTGTGTCGGGGAAATCCAGCTCTCAACAGCCTTTGGGCTCCAACCAGGCCCTGGGTCAAGCCATGTCCTCTGCTGCAGGATATGGGAAAACCATGCAGCTCCCCCCAG GTGCTGCAACACCAGCTCTACCAAAAaagcctccctccctgcctctggaaCCAGAACAGGAGCAGGACTCGGAAACGAGCCCTGAGGAGAACTCAGCACCCACAGGGGacaaggagcagaggaaggagaagcacCAGagccaggaggcagcagagtag